In Papaver somniferum cultivar HN1 chromosome 1, ASM357369v1, whole genome shotgun sequence, a genomic segment contains:
- the LOC113286552 gene encoding DEAD-box ATP-dependent RNA helicase 16-like isoform X1: protein MVEINENETIKEEEVEEEKTWEELGLDPRLIISALNKDGIDNPTRIQISGIPLILEGKDVVAQAKTGSGKTYTYLLPLLQKLFSDTGASKKTAPSAMILVPTRELCQQVYEEVLSMITACKVQLKVVQVTSSMAGKNLRAALTGPPDILVSTPGCISTCFSSDALKKNSMRESLQLLVLDEADLLLSYGYEDDIKALTPHIPRYCQCLIMSTTSSADVEKLKKLVLHSPVISTLYEVGDVKDEMIPKNVQQFWISCSTRDKQLYMLSLLKLELVQKKVLIFVNTSNMGFRLKLFLEQFGIKAAVLNAELSHDTRLHMLERPASEQCCVHSLIFSKEFNAGLFDYVIATDDSQMKKKEKANDDNQVTAKKSIRHLDSEFGVVRGIDLKNVYTVINFEMPLNAAGYVHRIGRTGRARNTGASVSLVSEDEMKVFEEIKTTLGEEENENKGLSNFIAPFPSLHQHEVESLRFRAEEALEQLEANLVRMVRGTTCTGVTNSGELIMAADGYGFIKKTFKMLDGKNRHVQIGKMMNQLIFAWTKIIQFMIIIVVFIIP, encoded by the exons ATGGTTGAAATCAACGAAAATGAgacaattaaagaagaagaagtggaagaagaaaagACCTGGGAAGAACTTGGTTTAGACCCTCGTCTAATAATAAGTGCCTTGAACAAGGATGGTATCGATAACCCAACTCGGATCCAAATTTCAGGAATCCCATTGATTCTG GAAGGTAAAGATGTTGTTGCTCAAGCCAAAACTGGGTCTGGGAAAACCTATACTTATCTTCTACCTTTGCTCCAGAAGCTATTTTCTGATACCGGAGCTAGTAAAAAGACTGCTCCAAGTGCTATGATTTTGGTTCCTACTCGTGAACTATGTCAACAG GTTTACGAAGAGGTGTTGTCTATGATTACCGCTTGTAAAGTACAATTGAAAGTTGTTCAAGTGACCAGCAGTATGGCGGGTAAAAACTTG CGAGCAGCGTTGACAGGGCCGCCGGACATCTTGGTTTCAACCCCAGGTTGCATCTCGACGTGCTTTTCATCTGATGCCCTCAAAAAAAACTCAATGCGGGAATCCCTTCAGCTTCTAGTACTCGATGAG GCAGACCTTCTTTTATCATATGGTTACGAAGATGACATAAAAGCTCTAACTCCTCATATTCCTCGCTATTGTCAATGCCTTATCATGTCTACCACCTCAAG TGCTGATGTTGAGAAGCTGAAAAAGCTTGTGCTGCACAGTCCAGTTATCTCGACTCTTTACGAAGTTGGAGATGTCAAGGATGAGATGATCCCAAAAAACGTTCAACAGTTCTGG ATTTCATGCAGTACTCGTGATAAGCAACTCTATATGCTGTCACTCTTGAAATTGGAACTTGTTCAGAAAAAGGTTCTTATTTTCGTAAATACTAGTAACATGGGTTTCAGACTGAAGCTCTTTCTAGAACAG TTTGGAATCAAAGCAGCGGTTTTAAATGCTGAGCTGTCGCACGATACGCGGCTGCACATGCTTGAG CGACCGGCCAGTGAACAGTGTTGCGTAcattctttgattttctcaaag GAGTTCAATGCGGGATTGTTTGATTACGTAATTGCAACCGATGACAGCcagatgaaaaagaaggagaaagccAATGATGATAATCAGGTCACAGCCAAAAAATCTATCAGGCATTTGGATTCTGAGTTTGGAGTTGTAAGAGGAATTGATTTAAAAAATGTGTACACG GTTATAAATTTTGAAATGCCTCTTAATGCTGCTGGATATGTCCATAGAATTGGACGTACTGGGAGAGCACGCAATACTGGTGCATCTGTTTCTCTT GTTTCCGAAGATGAGATGAAGGTTTTTGAAGAGATCAAAACCACATTAGGGGAAGAAGAAAACGAGAACAAAGGTCTCTCAAATTTCATTGCTCCTTTTCCTTCGCTCCATCAACATGAGGTGGAATCCTTAAGATTTAGAGCTGAG GAAGCACTTGAACAATTAGAAGCTAACTTGGTTAGAATGGTTAGAGGAACTACATGTACTGGGGTGACAAACAGCGGAGAATTAATAATGGCGGCAGATGGATATGGATTTATAAAGAAAACTTTTAAAATGCTCGATGGTAAAAATAGACACGTACAGATTGGTAAGATGATGAATCAACTTATTTTTGCGTGGACGAAGATAATCCAGTTTATGATTATTATAGTGGTCTTTATAATACCATAA
- the LOC113286552 gene encoding DEAD-box ATP-dependent RNA helicase 16-like isoform X2, producing the protein MVEINENETIKEEEVEEEKTWEELGLDPRLIISALNKDGIDNPTRIQISGIPLILEGKDVVAQAKTGSGKTYTYLLPLLQKLFSDTGASKKTAPSAMILVPTRELCQQVYEEVLSMITACKVQLKVVQVTSSMAGKNLRAALTGPPDILVSTPGCISTCFSSDALKKNSMRESLQLLVLDEADLLLSYGYEDDIKALTPHIPRYCQCLIMSTTSSADVEKLKKLVLHSPVISTLYEVGDVKDEMIPKNVQQFWISCSTRDKQLYMLSLLKLELVQKKVLIFVNTSNMGFRLKLFLEQFGIKAAVLNAELSHDTRLHMLERPASEQCCVHSLIFSKEFNAGLFDYVIATDDSQMKKKEKANDDNQVTAKKSIRHLDSEFGVVRGIDLKNVYTVINFEMPLNAAGYVHRIGRTGRARNTGASVSLVSEDEMKVFEEIKTTLGEEENENKGLSNFIAPFPSLHQHEVESLRFRAEEALEQLEANLVRMVRGTTCTGVTNSGELIMAADGYGFIKKTFKMLDGKNRHVQIEYKCELGGKGVFCCC; encoded by the exons ATGGTTGAAATCAACGAAAATGAgacaattaaagaagaagaagtggaagaagaaaagACCTGGGAAGAACTTGGTTTAGACCCTCGTCTAATAATAAGTGCCTTGAACAAGGATGGTATCGATAACCCAACTCGGATCCAAATTTCAGGAATCCCATTGATTCTG GAAGGTAAAGATGTTGTTGCTCAAGCCAAAACTGGGTCTGGGAAAACCTATACTTATCTTCTACCTTTGCTCCAGAAGCTATTTTCTGATACCGGAGCTAGTAAAAAGACTGCTCCAAGTGCTATGATTTTGGTTCCTACTCGTGAACTATGTCAACAG GTTTACGAAGAGGTGTTGTCTATGATTACCGCTTGTAAAGTACAATTGAAAGTTGTTCAAGTGACCAGCAGTATGGCGGGTAAAAACTTG CGAGCAGCGTTGACAGGGCCGCCGGACATCTTGGTTTCAACCCCAGGTTGCATCTCGACGTGCTTTTCATCTGATGCCCTCAAAAAAAACTCAATGCGGGAATCCCTTCAGCTTCTAGTACTCGATGAG GCAGACCTTCTTTTATCATATGGTTACGAAGATGACATAAAAGCTCTAACTCCTCATATTCCTCGCTATTGTCAATGCCTTATCATGTCTACCACCTCAAG TGCTGATGTTGAGAAGCTGAAAAAGCTTGTGCTGCACAGTCCAGTTATCTCGACTCTTTACGAAGTTGGAGATGTCAAGGATGAGATGATCCCAAAAAACGTTCAACAGTTCTGG ATTTCATGCAGTACTCGTGATAAGCAACTCTATATGCTGTCACTCTTGAAATTGGAACTTGTTCAGAAAAAGGTTCTTATTTTCGTAAATACTAGTAACATGGGTTTCAGACTGAAGCTCTTTCTAGAACAG TTTGGAATCAAAGCAGCGGTTTTAAATGCTGAGCTGTCGCACGATACGCGGCTGCACATGCTTGAG CGACCGGCCAGTGAACAGTGTTGCGTAcattctttgattttctcaaag GAGTTCAATGCGGGATTGTTTGATTACGTAATTGCAACCGATGACAGCcagatgaaaaagaaggagaaagccAATGATGATAATCAGGTCACAGCCAAAAAATCTATCAGGCATTTGGATTCTGAGTTTGGAGTTGTAAGAGGAATTGATTTAAAAAATGTGTACACG GTTATAAATTTTGAAATGCCTCTTAATGCTGCTGGATATGTCCATAGAATTGGACGTACTGGGAGAGCACGCAATACTGGTGCATCTGTTTCTCTT GTTTCCGAAGATGAGATGAAGGTTTTTGAAGAGATCAAAACCACATTAGGGGAAGAAGAAAACGAGAACAAAGGTCTCTCAAATTTCATTGCTCCTTTTCCTTCGCTCCATCAACATGAGGTGGAATCCTTAAGATTTAGAGCTGAG GAAGCACTTGAACAATTAGAAGCTAACTTGGTTAGAATGGTTAGAGGAACTACATGTACTGGGGTGACAAACAGCGGAGAATTAATAATGGCGGCAGATGGATATGGATTTATAAAGAAAACTTTTAAAATGCTCGATGGTAAAAATAGACACGTACAGATTG AGTATAAGTGCGAGTTGGGAGGAAAGGGAGTattttgttgttgctga
- the LOC113286552 gene encoding DEAD-box ATP-dependent RNA helicase 16-like isoform X3 has protein sequence MVEINENETIKEEEVEEEKTWEELGLDPRLIISALNKDGIDNPTRIQISGIPLILEGKDVVAQAKTGSGKTYTYLLPLLQKLFSDTGASKKTAPSAMILVPTRELCQQVYEEVLSMITACKVQLKVVQVTSSMAGKNLRAALTGPPDILVSTPGCISTCFSSDALKKNSMRESLQLLVLDEADLLLSYGYEDDIKALTPHIPRYCQCLIMSTTSSADVEKLKKLVLHSPVISTLYEVGDVKDEMIPKNVQQFWISCSTRDKQLYMLSLLKLELVQKKVLIFVNTSNMGFRLKLFLEQFGIKAAVLNAELSHDTRLHMLEEFNAGLFDYVIATDDSQMKKKEKANDDNQVTAKKSIRHLDSEFGVVRGIDLKNVYTVINFEMPLNAAGYVHRIGRTGRARNTGASVSLVSEDEMKVFEEIKTTLGEEENENKGLSNFIAPFPSLHQHEVESLRFRAEEALEQLEANLVRMVRGTTCTGVTNSGELIMAADGYGFIKKTFKMLDGKNRHVQIGKMMNQLIFAWTKIIQFMIIIVVFIIP, from the exons ATGGTTGAAATCAACGAAAATGAgacaattaaagaagaagaagtggaagaagaaaagACCTGGGAAGAACTTGGTTTAGACCCTCGTCTAATAATAAGTGCCTTGAACAAGGATGGTATCGATAACCCAACTCGGATCCAAATTTCAGGAATCCCATTGATTCTG GAAGGTAAAGATGTTGTTGCTCAAGCCAAAACTGGGTCTGGGAAAACCTATACTTATCTTCTACCTTTGCTCCAGAAGCTATTTTCTGATACCGGAGCTAGTAAAAAGACTGCTCCAAGTGCTATGATTTTGGTTCCTACTCGTGAACTATGTCAACAG GTTTACGAAGAGGTGTTGTCTATGATTACCGCTTGTAAAGTACAATTGAAAGTTGTTCAAGTGACCAGCAGTATGGCGGGTAAAAACTTG CGAGCAGCGTTGACAGGGCCGCCGGACATCTTGGTTTCAACCCCAGGTTGCATCTCGACGTGCTTTTCATCTGATGCCCTCAAAAAAAACTCAATGCGGGAATCCCTTCAGCTTCTAGTACTCGATGAG GCAGACCTTCTTTTATCATATGGTTACGAAGATGACATAAAAGCTCTAACTCCTCATATTCCTCGCTATTGTCAATGCCTTATCATGTCTACCACCTCAAG TGCTGATGTTGAGAAGCTGAAAAAGCTTGTGCTGCACAGTCCAGTTATCTCGACTCTTTACGAAGTTGGAGATGTCAAGGATGAGATGATCCCAAAAAACGTTCAACAGTTCTGG ATTTCATGCAGTACTCGTGATAAGCAACTCTATATGCTGTCACTCTTGAAATTGGAACTTGTTCAGAAAAAGGTTCTTATTTTCGTAAATACTAGTAACATGGGTTTCAGACTGAAGCTCTTTCTAGAACAG TTTGGAATCAAAGCAGCGGTTTTAAATGCTGAGCTGTCGCACGATACGCGGCTGCACATGCTTGAG GAGTTCAATGCGGGATTGTTTGATTACGTAATTGCAACCGATGACAGCcagatgaaaaagaaggagaaagccAATGATGATAATCAGGTCACAGCCAAAAAATCTATCAGGCATTTGGATTCTGAGTTTGGAGTTGTAAGAGGAATTGATTTAAAAAATGTGTACACG GTTATAAATTTTGAAATGCCTCTTAATGCTGCTGGATATGTCCATAGAATTGGACGTACTGGGAGAGCACGCAATACTGGTGCATCTGTTTCTCTT GTTTCCGAAGATGAGATGAAGGTTTTTGAAGAGATCAAAACCACATTAGGGGAAGAAGAAAACGAGAACAAAGGTCTCTCAAATTTCATTGCTCCTTTTCCTTCGCTCCATCAACATGAGGTGGAATCCTTAAGATTTAGAGCTGAG GAAGCACTTGAACAATTAGAAGCTAACTTGGTTAGAATGGTTAGAGGAACTACATGTACTGGGGTGACAAACAGCGGAGAATTAATAATGGCGGCAGATGGATATGGATTTATAAAGAAAACTTTTAAAATGCTCGATGGTAAAAATAGACACGTACAGATTGGTAAGATGATGAATCAACTTATTTTTGCGTGGACGAAGATAATCCAGTTTATGATTATTATAGTGGTCTTTATAATACCATAA